In Spartobacteria bacterium, the following are encoded in one genomic region:
- the cysD gene encoding sulfate adenylyltransferase subunit CysD — protein sequence MKKSRLSTMALLEAESIHILREVVATFERPVMLYSVGKDSSVMVRLAQKAFHPGKIPFPLLHVDTTFKFKEMITFRDQFVKEIHADLRVYTLHEALEQGANPWDYGTVKCCSLLKTQALLNALREGGYDAAFGGARRDEEKSRAKERIFSFRDAFGQWDPKSQRPELWGLYNTLINPGESIRVFPLSNWTELDIWQYIHQENIPVVPMYFAKERDMVVRRGQLIPVDGPVPLQEGETPEKVLCRFRTLGCYPCTGAVRSTAASVPEIIEEMMTVKTSERITRLIDHDQDASMEQKKREGYF from the coding sequence ATGAAAAAATCGCGACTCAGCACCATGGCGTTACTAGAAGCCGAAAGCATTCATATTCTGCGCGAGGTCGTGGCGACTTTCGAGCGGCCTGTCATGCTCTATTCCGTGGGCAAGGATTCTTCCGTGATGGTGCGACTGGCGCAAAAAGCCTTTCATCCCGGCAAGATCCCCTTTCCTCTTCTACATGTGGATACAACGTTTAAATTCAAGGAAATGATCACTTTTCGCGATCAGTTCGTCAAAGAAATCCATGCCGATCTGCGGGTATATACCCTTCACGAAGCACTGGAACAGGGAGCTAATCCCTGGGATTACGGCACGGTGAAGTGCTGCTCGCTCTTGAAAACACAGGCACTGTTAAATGCACTCAGGGAAGGCGGATACGATGCGGCTTTCGGTGGAGCCCGGCGCGACGAAGAAAAGTCGCGTGCCAAGGAACGCATCTTCTCTTTTCGTGATGCCTTCGGGCAGTGGGATCCCAAAAGCCAGCGACCTGAACTGTGGGGACTGTATAACACGCTGATTAATCCGGGCGAGAGTATTCGGGTTTTCCCTCTGTCCAACTGGACAGAATTGGATATCTGGCAATATATTCATCAGGAAAATATTCCGGTGGTACCCATGTATTTTGCCAAAGAACGGGATATGGTCGTACGCAGAGGCCAGTTGATCCCTGTTGACGGGCCCGTTCCCCTGCAGGAAGGCGAAACGCCGGAGAAGGTGCTGTGCCGCTTTCGTACCCTGGGATGTTATCCCTGTACCGGAGCAGTCCGTTCCACCGCAGCCAGCGTTCCTGAAATCATCGAAGAAATGATGACGGTGAAAACATCCGAGCGCATCACGCGGTTGATCGATCACGATCAGGACGCGTCCATGGAGCAGAAAAAAAGAGAAGGGTATTTTTAA
- the cysN gene encoding sulfate adenylyltransferase subunit CysN → MKPIPAEVETLLKENSKADLLRISTAGSVDDGKSTLIGRLLYEANGLYEDQLQAVQKDSARYKRETLDLSLVMDGLKAEREQGITIDVAYRYFSTPKRHFIVADTPGHEQYTRNMVTGASTSDLAIVLIDARQGVLIQSCRHAFIASLLGIKHMVVAINKMDLVDYSEDVFRRIVQDFEPFTEKLQIPDMVYIPISALQGDNVVAKSSRMPWFDGTPLLHYLENVHFLSDRNVIDLRFPVQYVLRPDKDFRGYCGRLASGVIRRGDDILVLPSQRTTQIRSIVGYEEPLRSATVPQSVTVTLEDEIDLSRGDMLVHPANIPQIRREIEAMLVWMDQAPLKPGQVYWIKHTTQLIKCSITHISYRVDPETLRRQDASNLNLNDIGRVTVQCFKSIFCDEYTKNRQTGSFILIDPMTHATAAAGMIIERGRLSCNVRPDEKQAVKSTFIHRQTGTVSPLDRAQLLRQLPATLWLTGLSGSGKSTLAYEIERQLIAAGHACCVLDGDNVRHGLNRDLGFSPQDRSENIRRIAEVAKIMNEAGLLVITAFISPYREDRQQARRIIGEEPFIEVFMDTPLELCEARDTKGLYAKARAGLITQFTGINAPYEPPENPALRIRTDKRPVELCAAAICDHLHEKEYY, encoded by the coding sequence ATGAAACCCATCCCGGCAGAAGTGGAAACCCTTTTAAAAGAGAACAGCAAAGCCGATCTGCTACGTATCTCCACAGCCGGCAGTGTGGATGACGGGAAATCCACCTTGATCGGTCGACTGCTTTACGAGGCCAACGGGTTGTACGAAGACCAGTTGCAAGCGGTACAGAAGGATTCGGCCCGCTACAAGCGCGAAACACTGGATTTGTCGCTGGTCATGGATGGACTGAAGGCCGAGCGCGAACAAGGTATCACCATTGATGTAGCCTATCGGTATTTTTCCACACCAAAACGCCATTTTATCGTGGCCGACACCCCCGGACACGAGCAGTACACCCGCAATATGGTGACCGGCGCCTCCACCTCCGATTTGGCCATCGTCCTGATTGATGCACGACAAGGCGTGCTCATCCAGTCCTGCCGACACGCCTTCATCGCGTCCCTGCTTGGCATCAAGCACATGGTCGTGGCCATAAACAAGATGGACCTGGTGGACTATTCCGAGGATGTTTTCCGGCGCATTGTACAGGATTTCGAGCCCTTTACCGAGAAGCTCCAAATCCCGGATATGGTCTATATCCCCATCAGCGCGCTTCAGGGGGATAACGTGGTTGCAAAGAGCTCCCGGATGCCCTGGTTTGACGGCACCCCGCTGCTGCATTATCTCGAAAATGTCCATTTTCTGAGCGATCGGAATGTCATCGATCTGCGCTTCCCCGTCCAATATGTTCTCCGTCCCGACAAAGATTTTCGCGGCTATTGCGGACGCCTGGCCTCGGGGGTTATCCGCAGGGGCGACGACATCCTTGTTCTACCCTCGCAACGCACCACGCAAATACGTTCGATTGTGGGGTATGAAGAACCCCTGCGTTCCGCAACCGTCCCTCAATCGGTCACCGTGACCTTGGAAGACGAGATCGATCTGTCGCGCGGCGATATGCTGGTTCATCCCGCCAATATTCCGCAGATCCGGCGCGAAATCGAAGCGATGCTGGTGTGGATGGATCAGGCACCGCTGAAACCGGGTCAAGTCTACTGGATCAAACACACAACCCAGCTGATCAAATGCTCGATCACCCATATTTCTTATCGCGTTGACCCTGAAACACTTCGTCGTCAAGATGCATCCAATCTGAATCTCAATGACATTGGACGGGTGACCGTGCAGTGCTTTAAATCCATTTTCTGCGATGAATATACTAAAAATCGACAAACCGGCAGCTTCATTCTCATCGATCCCATGACCCACGCAACGGCCGCCGCCGGAATGATCATTGAACGCGGTCGACTCTCCTGCAACGTGCGTCCCGACGAAAAACAGGCCGTCAAAAGCACTTTTATTCATCGTCAGACAGGAACCGTGTCGCCCCTTGATCGGGCTCAGCTTCTCAGACAGCTACCCGCAACCCTCTGGTTGACTGGATTAAGCGGCTCCGGCAAATCCACGCTGGCCTATGAAATCGAACGCCAGCTCATAGCCGCCGGACACGCCTGCTGCGTCCTCGATGGCGATAATGTCCGCCATGGACTCAACCGCGATCTGGGCTTTTCTCCGCAGGATCGCAGTGAAAATATTCGACGAATCGCCGAAGTGGCCAAGATCATGAATGAAGCGGGCCTGCTGGTCATCACCGCCTTTATTTCCCCCTATCGAGAAGATCGGCAACAGGCCAGACGCATCATCGGCGAAGAACCGTTCATTGAAGTATTTATGGATACGCCTCTCGAACTCTGTGAAGCCCGCGATACCAAAGGTCTCTATGCAAAAGCCCGCGCCGGCCTCATCACTCAGTTCACTGGTATCAACGCCCCCTATGAACCGCCAGAAAATCCAGCACTGCGCATCCGCACCGACAAACGACCTGTAGAGCTCTGCGCAGCAGCAATATGCGACCATCTGCATGAAAAGGAGTACTATTAA
- a CDS encoding beta-glucosidase, whose translation MKNEHIIEELLDQMTLEEQVSLLSGEDIWSLPAIDRLGIHKMRVTDGPNGARGSGTIISETTAAAFPVGISLGSTWNPELVHDIGQAIAQEVKSKCAHVSLAPTVNMQRTATNGRNFECFSEDPELTAALATAYIKGQQAEGVASVIKHFAANESEIERTTSSSEVDERTLREVYLRPFEDAVKKADVWAVMSSYNKLNGTYTAENHWLLTETLRGDWGFNGTVMSDWYGSHSTVPTIHAGLDIEMPGPTRDRGETLVAAVNEGVVSRKTLRERVRNVLRLMVRTGAIHDDRPFIELSEDRPEHRALIRKAGAEGSVLLKNENTLLPLDKDTCGTMAVIGPNAKVAQIMGGGSAQLTPHYRISPWQGLVDKVGENRLTFAEGCSNYRFEPLYTGDISVEFFPNQELSGEPVFQETIKTGLAFWDLSFAGNTVSILHFSARMKTTYKPLETGTYHLGFHCAGLAKLYVNGELVIDAWTKWKKGRTFFEEGCDEIVAPLQLEAGKAYDIQIDFRNRKPDHLVHSAWRLGLSQPLTTRDIEQAAEAARAADIAVVFVGRSGEWDTEGSDLDNITLPGRQNELVEAVLLANPKTIVVLQTGGPVELPWIEKAPALLQAWYPGQECGNAIADVLFGDQEPSGRLPQTFPERWSDNPTCTDDPLIYPGVDGRVTYAERLNMGYRHYDLHAVPSLFPFGYGLGYTEFTLSNMTVRVTDQNRVEVSVDIKNAGGRPGSTVVQLYTSEVSSKVDRPIKELKTFAKIMLPSGESKTLYFTLGHRDFAYCDVERKGWRVDAGAFQISMGFNAAEMLTSAKVHLDDAFEQY comes from the coding sequence ATGAAAAATGAACACATTATCGAAGAATTGTTAGATCAAATGACTCTGGAGGAGCAGGTTTCGCTGCTCTCAGGTGAAGATATCTGGTCTTTGCCCGCGATTGATCGCCTGGGTATCCATAAAATGCGGGTAACGGATGGACCAAATGGTGCGAGGGGCAGCGGTACGATCATCAGCGAAACCACTGCCGCCGCTTTTCCGGTAGGGATTTCACTGGGCTCGACCTGGAATCCTGAGTTGGTTCATGACATTGGTCAGGCGATTGCACAGGAGGTTAAGTCGAAATGTGCCCACGTCTCACTGGCACCAACGGTAAATATGCAGCGTACCGCCACAAACGGCCGCAATTTTGAGTGTTTCTCCGAAGACCCCGAGCTTACAGCGGCACTGGCGACGGCGTATATTAAAGGCCAGCAGGCGGAAGGTGTGGCCTCCGTTATTAAGCACTTTGCAGCGAACGAGTCTGAAATAGAACGCACGACCAGCAGTTCAGAAGTGGATGAGCGTACCTTGCGGGAAGTGTATTTGCGTCCCTTTGAAGATGCCGTTAAAAAAGCGGATGTCTGGGCCGTTATGTCATCGTACAACAAGTTAAACGGGACGTATACGGCAGAGAACCATTGGTTGCTAACCGAAACGCTGCGAGGTGACTGGGGGTTTAACGGCACGGTGATGTCGGACTGGTACGGATCACACTCCACCGTTCCAACCATTCATGCCGGCCTTGATATTGAAATGCCGGGGCCAACGCGTGATCGGGGTGAAACGTTGGTTGCGGCCGTTAATGAGGGGGTTGTCAGTCGAAAGACGTTACGTGAGCGCGTTCGTAATGTTCTTCGACTCATGGTGCGTACAGGAGCCATTCATGATGACAGGCCGTTTATTGAACTATCCGAAGATCGGCCGGAGCATCGGGCGCTCATCCGAAAAGCGGGTGCAGAAGGATCCGTGCTGCTAAAAAATGAGAATACGCTTTTGCCGCTAGACAAGGACACCTGCGGCACCATGGCCGTTATAGGGCCTAACGCGAAAGTGGCTCAAATCATGGGGGGAGGGTCGGCCCAATTAACACCGCATTATCGCATTTCACCTTGGCAGGGTCTGGTAGATAAGGTTGGAGAAAACCGGTTAACCTTTGCAGAAGGGTGCAGCAATTACCGCTTTGAACCGTTATACACGGGTGATATCTCCGTGGAGTTTTTCCCGAACCAGGAGCTTTCTGGTGAGCCCGTATTTCAGGAAACAATCAAGACGGGTCTTGCATTCTGGGATTTGAGCTTCGCCGGTAATACCGTTTCAATACTGCACTTTTCGGCCCGCATGAAAACAACCTATAAACCGCTGGAAACAGGCACCTATCACCTCGGATTTCATTGCGCGGGGCTGGCCAAGCTCTATGTTAATGGAGAGCTTGTCATTGATGCCTGGACAAAGTGGAAGAAGGGTCGCACATTCTTCGAGGAAGGGTGCGACGAAATCGTAGCTCCGCTTCAACTGGAAGCTGGTAAAGCCTATGACATACAGATCGATTTTCGGAATCGTAAACCTGACCATCTCGTACACTCCGCGTGGCGTTTAGGTCTTTCTCAACCACTGACGACCAGGGATATAGAACAAGCCGCCGAGGCTGCTCGAGCCGCTGATATAGCCGTAGTCTTTGTCGGTCGCTCCGGCGAATGGGATACCGAAGGCAGTGATCTGGATAATATTACTTTGCCCGGCCGTCAAAACGAGTTGGTTGAAGCGGTTCTGCTCGCCAACCCAAAGACCATCGTTGTTTTACAGACTGGCGGTCCAGTCGAACTGCCGTGGATTGAGAAAGCTCCCGCGCTTCTCCAGGCATGGTATCCCGGCCAGGAGTGTGGCAACGCCATTGCGGATGTGTTGTTTGGGGATCAAGAACCCTCAGGCCGTCTACCGCAGACGTTCCCTGAACGTTGGTCGGACAACCCGACCTGTACAGATGATCCGCTGATTTATCCGGGTGTCGATGGCCGGGTGACATATGCCGAGCGCTTAAATATGGGCTACCGCCATTACGATTTACATGCGGTTCCGTCTCTGTTCCCATTTGGATACGGGTTGGGTTATACAGAATTTACTCTGTCAAACATGACTGTTCGTGTCACTGATCAGAATAGGGTTGAAGTGAGCGTCGACATTAAAAACGCAGGAGGCCGGCCTGGGTCCACCGTTGTTCAACTGTATACCTCCGAGGTCAGTTCAAAGGTTGATAGACCGATAAAAGAGCTTAAAACCTTCGCAAAGATCATGTTACCATCCGGTGAATCCAAGACTCTTTATTTTACGCTGGGTCATCGCGACTTTGCTTACTGTGATGTGGAACGTAAAGGCTGGCGGGTTGATGCCGGTGCGTTTCAGATATCAATGGGGTTTAACGCCGCCGAAATGCTGACCTCTGCTAAAGTTCATCTCGATGATGCGTTTGAACAATATTAA
- a CDS encoding PEP-CTERM sorting domain-containing protein, producing MFSLSEMNTLREIMMIPNSEKDRQLTTYRQKAKAMKTLKSLGASSGTLCLVASAASVFLAESAEGAIHYTAADITLLFGHDATVIDVDGGGPDFYFMWHNPGGGALRSGDGNGMGGASLGMSGVGSDVRNFAYGSAIGGANNWASSGVFFEFKTGQGFYTTFNFSNVSPGYVGIKLGSGNYGWVHIDSIAADATSYHIDGYAYADGGVSINAGDGSGGGSAVPEPSGLALLACGAAGIHALRRKKNEVA from the coding sequence ATGTTTTCACTGTCAGAAATGAACACGCTACGGGAGATAATGATGATTCCTAATTCAGAAAAAGACCGGCAGTTAACGACCTATCGACAGAAGGCAAAAGCAATGAAAACCTTGAAGTCATTGGGTGCATCCAGCGGAACCCTGTGTCTCGTGGCTTCTGCGGCCAGCGTCTTTCTTGCGGAATCAGCAGAGGGAGCGATTCATTATACTGCGGCCGATATTACGTTGTTATTTGGCCATGATGCGACCGTAATTGATGTAGATGGAGGGGGACCCGACTTTTATTTTATGTGGCATAATCCCGGCGGCGGAGCATTGCGCTCAGGGGATGGCAATGGAATGGGGGGGGCGTCTCTGGGTATGTCTGGAGTTGGCAGTGACGTGAGAAATTTCGCATATGGTTCCGCGATTGGTGGTGCGAATAATTGGGCCAGTAGCGGTGTGTTTTTTGAGTTTAAAACCGGGCAGGGATTCTATACTACATTTAATTTTTCCAATGTAAGTCCGGGATATGTGGGGATCAAACTCGGAAGCGGAAATTATGGCTGGGTACACATTGATTCCATTGCTGCGGATGCTACGTCTTATCATATCGATGGCTATGCATACGCAGATGGCGGAGTATCGATTAACGCTGGTGATGGATCCGGTGGCGGCAGTGCAGTCCCCGAGCCATCCGGCTTAGCCCTGCTGGCCTGTGGTGCGGCAGGCATCCACGCATTACGTCGTAAAAAGAACGAAGTCGCCTAG
- a CDS encoding tetratricopeptide repeat protein, with protein sequence MDDTAAKKLLLVGWDSADWSIIRPLLDEGKMPNLAGLIESGVMGDLSTLYPSLSPMIWTSIATGKRPYKHGIYGFSEPSPHGGVQPVTNLSRKTRTIWNMMHLEGLTSNVVGWWPSHPAEPIRGVMVSNHYQQVVGPLDKAWTVKPGTVHPQRLVEPLAGLRLHPAELTAEHIGPFVPDFGKIDQDKDKRLENIAKTLAECTSVHAAATALMQLEPWDFMAVYYDSIDHFCHGFMRYHPPRMPMVSEEDFEMYKDVVTSGYRYHDLMLGALLHLAGPETTVMLISDHGFHAGGLRPKATPLEPAGPAVQHRDYGIFVMKGPGIKKDERIYGASVLDIAPTILYAMGKPVGEDMDGVPLISAFVEPEDVRSISTWDEVPGEDGTHPPEMVMDPVDSDESMRQLVALGYIDKPDDNMEKAIEETRRELDYNLARSYMSGMRYMEAAPLLEKIYERWPFEHRFAIQLICCHQNLGQIEQARHVLDRLKEHIQTDVMQSRKELEEWQKTHTKEDGEKLSDQERHRLSQLASRSRIDQSEVIRLDGVQLLVEKQYVAALACFEKVQELRPERPQPLLHIGETHMRLRHWVKAEESFEKALELDPDFVLAHLGLCRCYLHQNRDMEASSEALRAVGLNYQMPTAHFYLGVALTRMNRLQRAVEALKTAILINPNFPPAYRYLSVVYGRRLNDPVQAAEYRQAADEARQRLADMRSGAMNAQHVEKIRSRRHATSDSDTLLDHSDVPSAISLPLEETLVVVSGLPRSGTSMMMQMLRAGGLPICADEKRSADNFNEKGYYEDVRVRALRKNNQWLKEMHGRAVKVVAPLLFALPADPEQRTGVIFMERHISDVVHSQERMIAGLERHGADIPEERLMDHLEKQVLQAKRLLAMRHIPTLTIQYEECLRHPAETARRVNDFLGGTLDAAAMEQAVDATLCHMHSSEDNT encoded by the coding sequence ATGGACGATACAGCAGCAAAAAAACTTCTTTTGGTCGGATGGGACAGCGCAGATTGGAGTATCATCCGTCCTTTGCTGGATGAGGGGAAAATGCCGAATCTGGCGGGGCTGATTGAGTCGGGGGTGATGGGTGATTTATCGACGTTGTACCCTTCGCTTTCGCCGATGATCTGGACATCCATTGCTACGGGGAAGCGTCCCTATAAACATGGGATTTATGGGTTCAGCGAGCCGTCGCCGCATGGCGGGGTACAGCCGGTGACGAATCTTTCGCGCAAGACGCGGACGATCTGGAACATGATGCATCTGGAGGGATTGACTTCAAATGTGGTGGGCTGGTGGCCGTCGCATCCGGCGGAGCCGATTCGCGGGGTCATGGTTTCCAATCATTACCAGCAGGTGGTGGGGCCGCTGGACAAAGCCTGGACTGTGAAACCCGGCACAGTTCATCCGCAACGTCTGGTCGAGCCGTTGGCGGGACTGCGATTGCATCCGGCGGAATTGACGGCGGAGCATATCGGCCCGTTTGTTCCGGATTTTGGAAAGATTGATCAGGATAAGGATAAGCGACTGGAGAATATCGCTAAAACGCTGGCAGAATGTACGTCGGTCCATGCTGCGGCGACGGCATTGATGCAGTTGGAGCCATGGGATTTTATGGCGGTTTATTATGATTCGATTGACCATTTTTGTCATGGATTTATGCGCTATCATCCGCCGCGTATGCCGATGGTCTCGGAAGAAGATTTTGAGATGTATAAAGATGTGGTGACCAGTGGCTATCGCTATCACGATCTGATGCTGGGGGCACTGCTGCATCTGGCTGGTCCGGAAACCACCGTGATGCTGATTTCGGATCATGGGTTTCATGCGGGCGGGCTGCGTCCCAAAGCAACGCCACTGGAACCGGCAGGTCCGGCGGTGCAGCATCGCGATTACGGGATTTTTGTCATGAAGGGCCCCGGTATCAAAAAAGATGAACGGATTTATGGTGCGAGCGTATTGGATATTGCCCCGACGATTCTTTATGCCATGGGCAAACCTGTGGGTGAGGATATGGACGGGGTTCCGCTGATAAGTGCTTTTGTGGAGCCCGAAGACGTGCGGTCGATTTCCACATGGGACGAAGTTCCGGGTGAAGACGGGACGCATCCACCAGAAATGGTGATGGATCCGGTGGATTCCGATGAATCGATGCGTCAGCTTGTGGCGCTGGGCTATATTGACAAACCCGATGACAATATGGAAAAAGCCATTGAGGAAACGCGGCGCGAGCTGGATTACAACCTCGCCCGTTCCTATATGAGCGGCATGCGCTATATGGAGGCGGCTCCACTGCTGGAAAAAATATATGAACGCTGGCCCTTTGAACATCGTTTTGCCATTCAGCTGATATGCTGTCATCAGAATTTAGGTCAAATTGAGCAGGCGCGTCATGTGTTGGATCGGCTGAAGGAACATATTCAAACCGATGTGATGCAGTCACGTAAGGAACTGGAGGAATGGCAAAAAACACATACAAAAGAAGATGGAGAAAAGCTTTCCGACCAGGAACGGCATCGGTTAAGCCAGTTAGCGAGCCGCAGCCGGATTGATCAGAGTGAAGTAATACGATTGGACGGCGTTCAGCTGCTGGTGGAAAAACAGTACGTCGCTGCGCTGGCCTGTTTCGAAAAGGTGCAGGAACTGCGTCCAGAACGTCCTCAACCGTTACTGCATATCGGTGAAACGCATATGCGTTTGCGTCACTGGGTGAAGGCCGAGGAATCTTTTGAAAAAGCGTTGGAGCTGGATCCGGATTTTGTCTTGGCTCATCTGGGATTGTGCCGCTGCTATCTGCATCAGAACCGCGATATGGAGGCATCCAGTGAGGCTTTACGGGCGGTGGGATTGAATTATCAGATGCCGACTGCACATTTTTATCTGGGCGTGGCATTGACACGTATGAATCGATTGCAACGGGCCGTAGAAGCGTTAAAAACAGCGATATTGATCAACCCGAATTTCCCGCCGGCGTATCGCTATTTGTCGGTGGTCTACGGACGGCGATTGAACGATCCGGTGCAGGCGGCGGAATATCGTCAGGCGGCGGATGAAGCGCGTCAGCGGCTGGCGGATATGCGTTCCGGGGCGATGAACGCACAGCATGTGGAGAAAATCCGGTCGCGTCGTCATGCCACGTCGGACAGTGATACGCTGCTGGATCACAGCGATGTTCCGTCCGCGATCTCCTTACCGCTGGAGGAAACACTGGTGGTGGTCTCAGGGCTGCCACGATCGGGTACGTCCATGATGATGCAGATGCTGCGGGCGGGCGGCTTGCCGATCTGCGCCGATGAAAAAAGGTCGGCGGATAATTTTAATGAAAAAGGCTATTATGAAGATGTACGTGTGCGGGCGTTACGCAAAAACAATCAGTGGCTGAAGGAAATGCACGGGCGGGCCGTCAAAGTGGTGGCGCCCCTGCTATTTGCGTTGCCAGCCGATCCGGAACAGCGCACCGGAGTGATTTTTATGGAGCGCCATATATCGGATGTTGTTCATTCACAGGAGCGTATGATTGCTGGGCTGGAACGGCACGGAGCCGATATTCCGGAGGAACGCCTGATGGATCACCTGGAAAAACAGGTGCTGCAGGCCAAACGGCTTCTGGCCATGCGTCACATCCCGACATTGACGATTCAGTATGAAGAGTGTCTGCGTCATCCGGCGGAAACAGCACGCCGCGTCAATGATTTTCTGGGCGGCACGCTGGACGCGGCGGCGATGGAACAGGCGGTGGACGCGACACTCTGTCACATGCACAGCAGCGAGGATAACACATGA
- a CDS encoding carbohydrate kinase family protein — protein MSRIVIAGLINLETTVRIAGFPLPYYPVAYPFNGVSSTVSGVGYNIARAMQVLGDETHLCALIGHDTDDVTAMIKKEMRRHTMPLDGLLCVLDATPQSVILYDPSGRRQIHVDLKDIQDRRYDAGMVQKQLDGADLAVICNINFSRSLIETARKAGIPVATDVHALSNVQDEYNAEFMRAADILFVSNEHFVGREREMLDALRQAYSCRIIVCGMGAEGALMVETTPTGFRYHHEPAVILRPIVNTVGAGDALFSAFNHYYAQQKHADGALYRACRFASWKIGEAGAAQGFIDSASLDALLD, from the coding sequence ATGAGTCGGATTGTCATCGCAGGATTGATCAACTTGGAAACCACCGTGCGTATTGCGGGATTTCCCCTGCCCTATTATCCGGTCGCCTATCCTTTTAACGGCGTATCGTCGACGGTGTCCGGTGTAGGCTATAATATCGCACGGGCTATGCAGGTGCTGGGCGATGAAACACATCTGTGCGCTCTTATCGGCCATGATACCGATGATGTGACCGCCATGATCAAAAAGGAAATGCGGCGGCACACCATGCCGCTGGATGGTCTGCTGTGCGTGCTGGATGCCACACCGCAATCAGTGATTCTGTACGATCCATCCGGTCGCCGTCAGATTCATGTGGATCTCAAGGATATTCAGGACCGACGCTACGATGCCGGCATGGTACAGAAACAATTAGACGGTGCGGATCTGGCGGTGATCTGCAACATTAATTTTTCCCGCAGTCTTATCGAAACGGCCAGAAAGGCGGGAATTCCCGTGGCCACTGATGTACATGCACTCTCCAATGTGCAGGACGAGTATAATGCCGAATTTATGCGGGCGGCCGATATCCTGTTTGTGAGCAATGAACATTTTGTCGGCCGGGAAAGAGAGATGCTGGATGCCCTGCGCCAGGCCTATTCCTGTCGAATTATCGTCTGTGGAATGGGGGCAGAAGGCGCACTGATGGTGGAAACAACCCCGACCGGTTTCCGCTATCACCATGAACCGGCGGTTATTCTGCGTCCTATTGTGAATACGGTGGGTGCGGGCGATGCCTTATTTTCCGCCTTTAATCATTATTATGCCCAGCAGAAGCATGCCGATGGGGCCCTTTATCGGGCCTGTCGCTTTGCGTCATGGAAAATTGGCGAGGCTGGTGCCGCACAGGGCTTTATCGATTCCGCCTCTCTTGATGCACTATTGGACTGA
- a CDS encoding MFS transporter — protein MQIPTKSDIHRDGMTWLMYLMLGYYAFVINQLGPIVPFVRGELGLSYTVSSFHFSAFAVGMLIAGLITDRILTAFGYWRTFWAGIILMSVFTFGLLFGISEYVTIGSVFLMGIFGSTVAIIIPVVLSAKYHDKMSVAVSEANALASFLSMAGPLAVGLFVRCGMGWRWAPIPGIVFALLLLIVFIRTPFPDLDSAAPERNVSQGVKKRLPGGYWLIWFIVLASVSAEFCMIYWSSTYLEDIRGLSKANAALTLMIYLGAMGVGRIVSSKASMRFRPSFIVSVSSGIAFAGFLMNWLIPWIPAALFGLFLAGFGIASFYPQTLSRAVRYVDPELEGQASARCALAGGLAIFSMPLILGWLADVVSLERAYALVGVVLFVVWLLNHLSRSLTQNLFSPPMEPDFE, from the coding sequence ATGCAAATTCCGACCAAATCTGATATTCACCGTGATGGCATGACATGGCTCATGTACCTTATGCTTGGTTATTATGCTTTTGTGATCAATCAGCTCGGACCGATTGTTCCCTTTGTGCGCGGCGAACTGGGATTGTCATATACTGTGAGCAGTTTTCACTTCAGTGCATTTGCTGTAGGTATGCTGATTGCCGGACTGATTACCGACCGGATTCTAACCGCGTTTGGCTATTGGCGTACCTTTTGGGCGGGGATCATATTGATGAGTGTGTTCACCTTCGGCCTCCTGTTTGGCATATCGGAATATGTGACGATCGGAAGCGTCTTTCTGATGGGCATCTTTGGGTCGACTGTAGCGATTATCATTCCCGTGGTCTTGTCGGCGAAATACCATGATAAAATGTCCGTAGCGGTTTCGGAAGCCAATGCCCTTGCCAGTTTTCTGTCGATGGCAGGTCCATTGGCGGTGGGATTATTTGTTCGCTGCGGAATGGGATGGCGCTGGGCGCCAATCCCGGGGATTGTTTTCGCGCTGCTATTGCTGATCGTATTTATTCGCACCCCTTTCCCTGATCTTGATTCCGCGGCACCTGAACGTAATGTATCGCAAGGCGTTAAAAAGCGGCTTCCCGGTGGATATTGGCTTATTTGGTTTATTGTTTTGGCGTCGGTATCGGCAGAATTCTGCATGATTTACTGGAGTTCAACCTATCTGGAGGATATTCGCGGATTATCGAAAGCCAATGCGGCCCTCACGCTTATGATTTATTTGGGTGCCATGGGAGTAGGCCGTATCGTGAGCAGTAAGGCATCGATGCGTTTTCGTCCGTCCTTTATTGTATCCGTTTCATCCGGTATCGCCTTTGCGGGTTTCCTGATGAACTGGCTGATTCCTTGGATTCCAGCGGCGTTATTCGGATTGTTTCTAGCTGGATTTGGTATAGCCAGTTTTTATCCTCAAACCCTGTCCCGTGCTGTTCGGTATGTGGATCCGGAACTGGAAGGACAGGCCAGTGCTCGCTGTGCTCTAGCGGGTGGCCTGGCCATTTTTTCCATGCCGCTCATACTGGGCTGGCTGGCGGATGTGGTCAGTCTAGAAAGAGCCTACGCACTGGTGGGTGTGGTGCTTTTTGTCGTCTGGCTGTTGAATCATCTTTCGCGCTCTCTGACCCAGAATCTTTTTTCACCGCCCATGGAACCGGATTTCGAGTGA